The following proteins are encoded in a genomic region of Pyrinomonadaceae bacterium:
- the infC gene encoding translation initiation factor IF-3 — MNERIRVPQVRVIGEDGEQFGVLETRDAIRRARELGMDLVEVAPNAEPPVCKIIDFGKFQYEAKKKANEAKKKQVVITVKEIKFRPGTDVHDYSYRMKRAREWLTEGNKIKATIWFRGREMTHRELGSRILEQLEKDLIEVGDVEMRPRMEGNQMFTIFAPKKHGGGKGGGGSHQSSPARPEPARPESPRPEVAPPESEPKTEPKTS, encoded by the coding sequence ATTAACGAACGGATTCGCGTGCCCCAGGTGCGCGTGATCGGTGAAGATGGCGAACAATTTGGCGTGCTGGAAACGCGCGATGCAATTCGTCGCGCGCGTGAGCTGGGCATGGACCTGGTTGAGGTGGCGCCCAACGCCGAACCGCCCGTTTGCAAAATCATCGACTTCGGAAAGTTTCAGTACGAAGCGAAGAAGAAGGCGAATGAGGCGAAGAAGAAACAAGTCGTCATCACCGTCAAGGAAATTAAGTTTCGCCCCGGCACCGACGTGCACGACTACAGCTATCGCATGAAGCGCGCGCGCGAATGGTTGACCGAAGGTAACAAGATCAAAGCGACGATCTGGTTTCGCGGACGCGAGATGACGCACCGCGAATTGGGTTCGCGAATTTTGGAGCAACTCGAGAAAGATTTAATCGAGGTTGGCGACGTCGAAATGCGACCGCGGATGGAAGGCAACCAGATGTTTACGATCTTTGCGCCAAAGAAACATGGTGGCGGCAAAGGCGGCGGCGGATCTCACCAAAGCAGTCCGGCACGACCGGAACCAGCGCGGCCCGAGAGTCCACGCCCTGAAGTAGCGCCGCCCGAGAGCGAGCCGAAGACCGAACCCAAGACGTCCTGA
- the rpmI gene encoding 50S ribosomal protein L35, which produces MPKLKTHKGAAKRFRLTATGKIKRGHSHARHILTKKTNKRKRLLDIDALVSESDQKRVERMLPYGRD; this is translated from the coding sequence ATGCCAAAACTAAAAACACACAAAGGCGCGGCGAAGCGCTTTCGCTTGACGGCCACCGGCAAGATCAAGCGCGGCCATTCGCATGCCCGTCACATTCTGACGAAGAAAACTAATAAGCGAAAACGACTTCTGGATATCGACGCACTGGTTTCTGAGTCTGATCAGAAACGGGTCGAACGGATGTTGCCATATGGAAGAGACTAG
- the hemB gene encoding porphobilinogen synthase, with amino-acid sequence MKRLMRLRATQHLRDLCAETDFNRAQLIQPFFVVEGLKADEPIAGLRGNVRLSISSALRQIENDLKDGVTHFLLFPVPGDKREKDFDHQFEREVITQIRKQFGSNLCLWVDTCLCAYTTHGHCAVLSDTGIDHPMTLDELANSALAFAEAGADGISPSDMMDGRVGRIREQLDENGFDLVPVMSYSTKFASNFYGPFRAAADSAPQFGDRKGYQLDVRNRTDAVASSRRCAEEGADLLMVKPGLTSLDLIAPINEETGLQVGAYQVSGEYAGMSLLADNGLIDFDRGLLETWHVFKRAGAQFIITYGARYAKKLGI; translated from the coding sequence ATGAAACGCTTGATGCGCCTGCGGGCGACTCAACACTTACGCGACTTGTGCGCGGAAACGGATTTCAACCGCGCGCAATTGATTCAGCCGTTTTTCGTCGTCGAAGGCCTCAAAGCCGATGAGCCGATCGCCGGCCTGCGCGGCAATGTTCGTCTCAGCATTTCATCCGCGCTGCGACAGATTGAAAACGATTTGAAAGATGGCGTGACTCATTTCCTGCTCTTCCCGGTTCCCGGTGACAAGCGTGAAAAAGATTTTGACCATCAATTCGAGCGTGAGGTGATCACCCAGATCCGAAAACAGTTCGGGTCGAATCTATGCCTGTGGGTCGATACCTGCTTGTGCGCGTACACGACGCACGGCCACTGCGCAGTGCTGAGCGACACCGGTATCGATCATCCGATGACGCTTGATGAATTGGCGAATTCAGCGCTGGCATTCGCCGAAGCCGGGGCGGACGGCATCAGTCCCAGCGACATGATGGATGGCCGGGTGGGCCGCATTCGCGAGCAGCTCGACGAAAACGGGTTCGATCTCGTACCGGTGATGAGTTACAGCACAAAGTTCGCCAGTAATTTCTACGGCCCTTTTCGCGCTGCGGCCGACTCCGCTCCCCAGTTCGGGGACCGAAAAGGCTATCAGCTGGACGTGCGCAATCGCACTGACGCAGTCGCGTCGAGTCGTCGCTGTGCTGAAGAAGGCGCCGACCTGCTCATGGTAAAACCGGGACTGACTTCGCTCGATCTGATCGCGCCCATTAACGAAGAGACTGGCCTGCAAGTTGGCGCCTATCAGGTTAGCGGCGAGTACGCCGGAATGTCGCTGCTGGCTGATAATGGACTGATTGATTTCGACCGTGGGCTGTTGGAAACGTGGCACGTTTTCAAACGCGCCGGCGCCCAATTCATCATCACGTACGGCGCGCGTTATGCGAAGAAGTTAGGAATCTAA
- the pheS gene encoding phenylalanine--tRNA ligase subunit alpha, whose protein sequence is MSESANAPANEVEAAREAFEREFERFARFIGSAASSAQLTLSEAEGEQRALSELRTRHLGKKSALAASKKLIGRVPADERASFGQLVQKTEAGFAQSLDDAEAALTSIIETARTARDAIDVTIPGRRPRQGHLHPVTLMRQRIEDIFVSLGYAVEDDREIETDFYNFDALNIPEGHPARDPQDTFYTTEGFALRSQTSTVQIHAMQRRGAPVRMIAPGRVFRRDTPDPTHNPMFYQVEGLCVDRGITMAHLKGTLAEFVHRLFGPDTKTRFRPSYFPFTEPSAEVDYSCFNCGGEGCRICKGSGWIELGGSGMVHPNVLRAANIDPEEFTGFAFGLGIDRTCARIYQLDDIRLLFENDVRFLEQFR, encoded by the coding sequence ATGAGCGAAAGCGCAAACGCGCCTGCGAACGAAGTTGAAGCAGCCCGCGAAGCGTTCGAACGAGAGTTCGAGCGCTTTGCCCGCTTTATCGGCAGTGCTGCGTCTTCCGCGCAGTTGACGTTGTCCGAAGCCGAAGGTGAACAGCGTGCTTTGAGCGAGTTGCGCACGCGACATCTCGGGAAGAAGAGCGCACTAGCGGCGTCGAAAAAACTCATCGGCCGGGTTCCGGCCGACGAGCGCGCATCGTTCGGTCAGTTGGTCCAGAAAACCGAGGCCGGATTCGCGCAATCGCTGGACGATGCAGAAGCGGCGCTGACATCGATCATTGAAACGGCGCGTACCGCACGCGACGCGATCGACGTAACAATTCCCGGACGCCGTCCGCGGCAAGGACACCTGCATCCGGTCACGTTGATGCGGCAACGGATCGAAGACATTTTTGTTTCGCTCGGATATGCCGTTGAAGACGATCGCGAGATAGAGACTGACTTCTACAACTTTGACGCGCTCAACATCCCCGAAGGTCATCCGGCGCGCGATCCGCAGGACACCTTTTACACGACTGAAGGATTCGCGCTGCGCTCACAAACATCGACGGTGCAAATTCACGCGATGCAGCGGCGGGGCGCGCCGGTGCGGATGATCGCGCCGGGACGCGTCTTTCGCCGGGACACGCCTGACCCGACGCACAATCCGATGTTCTATCAAGTTGAAGGCTTATGCGTCGATCGCGGCATCACCATGGCGCACTTGAAAGGCACGCTGGCCGAGTTCGTTCATCGATTGTTCGGCCCCGACACGAAAACTCGTTTTCGACCGTCGTACTTTCCGTTCACCGAACCGAGCGCTGAGGTTGATTACAGTTGTTTCAATTGCGGTGGGGAAGGCTGCCGTATCTGCAAAGGGTCGGGCTGGATTGAGCTGGGCGGTTCGGGCATGGTGCACCCGAACGTTCTGCGCGCGGCGAATATCGATCCGGAAGAATTCACCGGCTTTGCATTCGGCCTCGGCATCGATCGCACATGCGCACGCATTTATCAGCTCGATGACATTCGTTTGTTGTTCGAGAATGATGTCAGGTTTCTAGAGCAGTTCCGGTGA
- the thrS gene encoding threonine--tRNA ligase: MSEINVQLNNGPAAQIPAPVTVGEALKKLDRDLAKQALAARVNGREVDLAHTIDAQANGDAITIEPVLPQTLEGLDVLRHSTAHLLAAAVLDLFPETKLGIGPALLDDPRYGFFYDVIAPRALTEADLPVIEKKMRDIAKRNMPYRRDEISKAEALRVFQERDEPLKCELIDEKAGETVSVYYIDGSPFLDFCLGPHVPNTNRLKAFKLLSLAGAYWKGDAERPQMQRIYGTAFFSQEELEGWLKQREEAEKRDHRRLGRELDLFSIQEDYGQGLVFWHPKGGIIRQQMEDYLREELVRRNYSFVYTPHIAKRELWQTSGHEQNYGDSMFAPTKLEENEFRLKPMNCPFHIGIYKSQQRSYRDLPQRYAEMGTVYRAELSGTLHGLMRVRGFTVDDAHLFCTPEQIPREIDDCVDFASAVLKTFGFEKIKYELSVKGSGENKLFLGSDEQWENAEKMLAAGLDARGIPYERIEGEAAFYGPKIDFKIEDAIGRLWQLGTVQWDFNLPERFELEYIAEDNKPHRPVMVHRALFGSIERFFGVLIEHYAGAFPMWLAPVQVAVLPITDRINEYAEKIAQDLRGSGLRAEVNVRSDKIGAKIRDAQMQKIPFMLVLGDRELEEAKVAVRERTKGDIGAMALDEFKEMATRLVKTRALNNQ; the protein is encoded by the coding sequence ATGAGCGAGATTAACGTCCAACTTAATAACGGTCCCGCAGCGCAGATTCCTGCGCCGGTCACGGTCGGAGAAGCTTTGAAAAAGCTCGATCGCGATCTGGCGAAGCAGGCGCTGGCTGCGCGCGTCAACGGCCGTGAAGTTGATCTCGCGCACACCATCGACGCCCAGGCGAATGGCGATGCGATCACGATCGAACCGGTCCTGCCGCAGACGCTGGAAGGGCTCGATGTGCTGCGACACTCGACTGCGCACTTGCTGGCGGCGGCGGTGCTGGACCTATTTCCCGAGACTAAGCTCGGAATTGGGCCCGCGTTGCTCGACGATCCCCGTTACGGATTTTTCTACGACGTGATTGCGCCGCGCGCTTTGACTGAAGCGGATCTGCCGGTCATCGAGAAGAAAATGCGCGACATCGCCAAGCGCAACATGCCATATCGCCGCGATGAGATTTCAAAGGCGGAAGCACTGCGCGTCTTTCAGGAACGCGATGAGCCTTTGAAGTGCGAACTGATCGACGAGAAGGCGGGCGAGACTGTCAGCGTTTATTACATCGATGGCTCACCGTTTCTCGACTTCTGTCTTGGCCCGCACGTGCCGAACACGAATCGCTTGAAGGCTTTCAAGCTGCTTTCCCTGGCGGGTGCGTATTGGAAGGGTGATGCCGAACGTCCGCAGATGCAGCGCATCTACGGCACGGCGTTCTTCAGCCAGGAAGAACTCGAAGGCTGGTTAAAGCAACGCGAAGAAGCGGAGAAGCGCGATCATCGCAGGCTGGGTCGCGAACTTGATCTGTTTTCAATTCAGGAAGACTACGGCCAGGGGCTCGTCTTCTGGCATCCGAAGGGCGGCATCATCCGCCAGCAGATGGAAGACTACCTGCGTGAGGAACTGGTCCGCCGCAACTACAGTTTCGTTTACACCCCGCACATTGCGAAGCGCGAGCTTTGGCAAACGAGTGGGCATGAGCAGAACTACGGCGATTCAATGTTTGCGCCGACTAAGCTGGAAGAGAACGAGTTTCGGCTGAAGCCGATGAATTGTCCGTTTCATATCGGCATCTACAAATCGCAGCAGCGTTCTTATCGCGATCTGCCGCAGCGCTATGCTGAGATGGGCACTGTCTATCGCGCGGAACTGTCGGGCACGCTGCACGGGTTGATGCGCGTCCGCGGATTCACGGTGGACGATGCGCATCTGTTCTGCACGCCTGAGCAGATTCCGCGCGAGATTGACGACTGCGTCGATTTTGCGTCCGCCGTTCTAAAAACCTTCGGGTTCGAGAAGATCAAGTACGAACTATCGGTGAAGGGAAGCGGCGAGAATAAACTGTTCCTCGGCTCAGACGAGCAGTGGGAGAACGCTGAGAAGATGCTGGCAGCCGGTCTCGACGCGCGTGGGATTCCCTACGAGCGCATCGAAGGCGAGGCGGCGTTCTACGGGCCAAAAATCGATTTCAAGATCGAGGATGCCATTGGCCGTCTTTGGCAGCTCGGCACGGTTCAATGGGACTTCAATCTGCCGGAGCGGTTCGAGTTGGAATACATTGCCGAAGATAATAAGCCGCACCGGCCGGTGATGGTGCATCGTGCTTTGTTTGGATCGATCGAAAGGTTCTTTGGTGTATTGATCGAGCATTACGCGGGCGCTTTTCCGATGTGGCTGGCGCCGGTGCAGGTAGCGGTGCTGCCCATTACTGACCGGATCAACGAATACGCCGAGAAGATCGCGCAGGATCTGCGCGGCTCAGGCCTGCGTGCCGAAGTGAACGTGCGCAGCGACAAGATTGGCGCAAAAATTCGCGACGCGCAGATGCAGAAGATTCCTTTCATGCTCGTGCTCGGTGATCGAGAGTTGGAAGAGGCAAAGGTCGCCGTTCGTGAGCGAACTAAAGGCGACATCGGCGCGATGGCGCTGGATGAATTCAAAGAGATGGCGACGCGTCTGGTAAAGACGCGAGCGCTCAACAATCAATGA
- a CDS encoding DUF885 family protein, whose protein sequence is MIHFRRSLALASIALLMSSGLFPVLSQRQRPSTTQTTATSDDSISEMRALLEYFVVDRGSLQRSYPVASSPARRERFRKFYGDALERIRQLNFDGMNQSGKVDYVLFRTYLERELRQLDIEEKQLAEMNPLIPFAPAIVSLEETRRRMEPIDSPKTAATLNELKKQIEATRRAVEAGLRPERGGEVPIRVKKTVAFRAVGALNNLRTNLRNWYGFYNGYDPIFTWWNEQPYRALDETLAGYSAFLSERVVGLRAEGPSTEATTGRGTGGGVQGRAQTQPPRVQVTARAGDTSDIVGDPIGREALLSELQSEMIPYTPEELIAFAEKEMAWCENEMKKASRALGYGDDWKKALEHVKNLYVEPGKQPQMIRELALEAIKYMEDNDLLTVPQLAKDTWRMEMLSPERQLVSPFFLGGEVIQVSYPTSTMSHEQKMMSMRGNNPHFSRATVHHELIPGHHLQGFMTARYKPYRGLFSTPFWGEGWALYWELLLWDMNFPKTPENKIGMLFWHMHRCARIIFSLSFHLEKMTPQECIDYLVNRVGHERDNATAEVRRSFDGSYGPLYQIAYLLGGRQFHALHQELVDSKKMTNRAFHDWILKENRIPVEMVRAILTNQKLTRDFKTSWRFLPN, encoded by the coding sequence ATGATCCACTTCCGGCGCTCGTTAGCCCTGGCAAGCATCGCTCTCTTAATGAGCAGTGGCCTATTTCCCGTCTTATCTCAGCGTCAGAGGCCGTCCACCACGCAAACCACCGCGACCTCGGACGATTCTATCAGCGAGATGCGCGCGCTCCTGGAGTATTTCGTCGTGGATCGCGGCAGCCTGCAACGTTCCTATCCCGTCGCCAGCTCGCCGGCCCGGCGTGAACGCTTCCGGAAGTTTTATGGCGACGCACTCGAACGCATTCGGCAATTGAACTTCGACGGGATGAATCAGAGCGGCAAGGTGGATTACGTGCTCTTCCGCACCTACCTCGAGCGAGAGCTTCGGCAATTGGATATCGAAGAAAAGCAGCTGGCAGAGATGAACCCGCTGATTCCATTCGCGCCCGCGATCGTAAGTTTGGAAGAGACGCGTCGTCGCATGGAACCAATAGACTCCCCGAAAACGGCGGCGACGTTGAACGAACTTAAGAAGCAGATTGAGGCAACCCGCCGCGCGGTCGAGGCGGGACTGCGACCAGAGCGCGGCGGCGAGGTTCCGATCAGAGTGAAGAAGACCGTCGCGTTTCGCGCGGTCGGTGCGCTGAATAATCTCAGAACTAACCTGCGAAACTGGTACGGGTTTTATAACGGTTACGATCCGATCTTCACCTGGTGGAACGAGCAGCCTTACCGCGCGCTCGATGAAACGCTCGCCGGTTATTCCGCGTTCCTAAGTGAACGGGTTGTCGGCCTGCGCGCCGAAGGGCCATCGACCGAAGCGACCACTGGCCGTGGAACGGGCGGCGGCGTACAGGGTCGAGCTCAAACTCAACCTCCGCGCGTGCAGGTCACTGCGCGCGCCGGCGACACGAGCGACATCGTCGGCGATCCAATCGGCCGCGAAGCTCTGCTGAGCGAACTGCAATCCGAGATGATTCCTTACACGCCTGAGGAGTTAATCGCGTTTGCCGAAAAGGAAATGGCCTGGTGCGAGAACGAGATGAAGAAAGCTTCGCGCGCACTTGGCTATGGCGATGATTGGAAGAAGGCCTTGGAGCACGTGAAGAACCTGTACGTCGAGCCCGGCAAGCAACCGCAGATGATTCGCGAACTCGCTCTGGAAGCGATCAAATACATGGAGGATAACGATCTGTTGACGGTCCCACAGCTGGCGAAAGACACGTGGCGGATGGAAATGCTTAGTCCCGAACGTCAGCTTGTAAGTCCGTTCTTTCTGGGCGGCGAAGTCATCCAGGTTTCTTATCCAACCAGCACGATGTCGCACGAACAGAAAATGATGAGCATGCGCGGCAACAACCCACACTTCTCGCGCGCCACGGTGCATCACGAATTGATTCCCGGTCATCACCTGCAAGGGTTCATGACTGCGCGGTACAAGCCGTATCGCGGCCTGTTCTCGACGCCGTTTTGGGGCGAGGGCTGGGCGCTTTACTGGGAGCTGCTGCTCTGGGACATGAATTTTCCAAAGACCCCTGAAAACAAGATCGGCATGCTGTTCTGGCACATGCATCGCTGCGCGCGAATCATTTTCTCGCTGAGCTTCCATCTGGAAAAAATGACGCCGCAGGAGTGCATCGACTATCTCGTAAATCGGGTCGGACACGAGCGCGATAACGCCACCGCCGAAGTACGCCGTTCATTCGATGGGAGCTATGGGCCGCTGTATCAAATCGCTTACCTGCTCGGCGGCCGGCAGTTTCATGCTTTGCATCAGGAGTTGGTGGATTCAAAGAAGATGACAAACCGCGCGTTTCACGACTGGATTCTGAAAGAGAACCGGATTCCGGTGGAGATGGTGCGCGCGATTCTGACTAATCAAAAGCTAACAAGGGATTTCAAGACGAGTTGGAGATTTCTGCCGAACTGA
- the hemC gene encoding hydroxymethylbilane synthase, producing MRLVLAARRSELARIQALQVGRALQNAHPQISIEYSFHESLGDKNQTDPLWQMPEKGVFTQDLREGLLAGKYDLAVHSWKDLAIEDDGETLIAATLPRADVRDLMLVRRDRWEEARRTGRFTILTSSPRRSYNLDSFLRTALPAKVDELTFEPVRGNVPTRVRKMWNPGADALIIAKAALDRLLEAPAEEFAATKAELRKALSQCLWMVLPLRANPCAPAQGALAVEIQSHRPELMELLAPINCAETFATAQREREILRGYGGGCHQKIGASVLRRPYGEITSLRGLTDDGAALNEYRLSASRPRPAKVAPDLLWPLKPADSDWFKREPIPATIPDSPLWIAKADALPEDASTSDSQLVWASGLKTWGRLAQRGVWVNGSGEGLGEQEHPRIETIAGTEVQWTKLTHAGSAGILSASGSSGSAGILPASGSFENGMQTLPTYRLVPKDDGPNIEGKYYFFWTSGSSFERALSLNPWMKSMTHFCGPGNTQLVLQRHGIEPHIFLDHEHWLEEMCQYRER from the coding sequence ATGCGCCTAGTTCTCGCTGCGCGTCGCAGCGAGTTGGCGCGTATTCAGGCACTTCAAGTCGGCCGCGCTCTTCAAAACGCACACCCACAAATCAGTATCGAATATTCCTTTCACGAATCACTCGGCGATAAGAATCAAACCGATCCGCTGTGGCAGATGCCTGAGAAAGGTGTCTTCACCCAGGACCTGCGCGAGGGTCTGCTCGCCGGCAAGTACGATCTGGCTGTGCATTCATGGAAAGACCTAGCGATAGAGGATGACGGCGAGACTTTGATCGCGGCAACACTCCCGCGCGCCGACGTGCGCGATTTGATGTTGGTGCGAAGAGATCGATGGGAGGAAGCTCGGCGCACCGGGCGATTTACGATTCTCACCTCGTCGCCGCGACGCAGTTACAATCTCGACTCATTTTTGCGAACTGCGCTTCCCGCAAAAGTTGACGAACTGACGTTTGAACCGGTTCGCGGCAACGTGCCGACGCGCGTGCGCAAAATGTGGAATCCGGGCGCGGACGCGTTGATTATCGCCAAAGCCGCGCTCGATCGTCTGTTGGAAGCGCCGGCAGAAGAGTTCGCCGCCACGAAAGCTGAACTGCGAAAAGCTCTGTCGCAGTGCCTGTGGATGGTTCTGCCGCTGCGCGCCAATCCGTGTGCGCCGGCGCAGGGCGCGCTCGCGGTTGAGATCCAGAGTCACCGTCCTGAGTTGATGGAACTGCTCGCGCCTATTAACTGTGCCGAGACATTTGCGACCGCTCAGCGTGAGCGCGAGATTCTGCGCGGTTATGGTGGCGGCTGCCATCAAAAGATAGGCGCCAGTGTCTTGCGCCGGCCGTACGGCGAAATCACCTCTCTCCGCGGGCTAACTGACGATGGCGCGGCACTGAATGAGTATCGCTTGTCAGCTTCGCGCCCGCGGCCGGCGAAAGTGGCGCCCGACCTGCTTTGGCCACTCAAGCCTGCGGACTCTGACTGGTTCAAACGCGAGCCGATACCTGCGACAATACCGGATTCGCCTTTGTGGATTGCCAAGGCCGATGCGTTGCCGGAGGACGCTTCTACTTCTGATTCGCAGCTGGTTTGGGCGAGCGGCCTGAAGACGTGGGGACGCCTGGCACAGCGCGGCGTCTGGGTGAACGGCTCCGGCGAGGGTTTAGGCGAACAGGAGCATCCGCGGATCGAAACGATTGCCGGGACCGAAGTGCAATGGACAAAGCTGACGCACGCTGGGAGCGCGGGCATCTTATCCGCATCTGGTTCTTCGGGGAGCGCGGGTATCCTGCCCGCATCTGGTTCCTTTGAAAATGGAATGCAAACATTACCGACGTATCGTCTGGTTCCGAAAGACGACGGTCCCAACATCGAAGGCAAATATTACTTTTTCTGGACGAGCGGATCGAGTTTCGAACGCGCGCTGTCTTTGAATCCATGGATGAAATCGATGACGCATTTCTGCGGGCCCGGCAACACACAGCTAGTACTCCAACGCCACGGAATCGAGCCGCACATATTTCTCGATCACGAGCATTGGCTAGAGGAAATGTGTCAGTACCGGGAGCGGTAG
- the rplT gene encoding 50S ribosomal protein L20, with amino-acid sequence MPRAKRGNKRLERRKKILKLAKGYRGTKSKLYRSAKESVERGLNFAYTGRKLKKRDFRSLWIVRIGAAARLNGLNYSQFMHGLKLAGIELDRKILADFAAKQPDAFAALATQAKTALENKPQERAAA; translated from the coding sequence ATGCCAAGAGCAAAACGTGGAAATAAGCGCCTTGAGCGGCGCAAGAAGATTTTAAAGCTAGCGAAAGGATATCGCGGCACTAAGTCGAAGCTTTATCGTTCCGCGAAAGAATCGGTTGAGCGTGGACTTAACTTCGCTTACACCGGTCGCAAATTGAAGAAGCGAGACTTTCGCTCGCTTTGGATTGTGCGCATCGGCGCGGCCGCGCGCTTGAACGGCCTTAACTACTCGCAGTTCATGCACGGCTTGAAGCTTGCCGGAATCGAACTTGATCGAAAGATTCTGGCGGACTTTGCTGCCAAACAACCGGACGCCTTCGCGGCCCTGGCGACGCAGGCGAAAACGGCCCTGGAAAATAAACCGCAGGAGCGCGCCGCCGCATAA
- a CDS encoding M28 family peptidase has product MRKPLSILTLFVVLLAAQLQTSVAQKGDGARLANQVSAISAGADTKARGTAIKARLDALGIKYRTEPFMHADRQGENIVAEIPPQAGATKQLMLGAHYDRVSQGQGAIDNASGSLAVLELLAALKKKPLKNYAVFAAFFDLEEIGLRGSENYIKAREGKPLPAVFINFDVFGYGDTLWVMTPDEKSASATAVKTAAAKAKFPLQIGAQYPASDHRSFIRAKVETLSFSLIDGKEIPSIIKFSNREVPDQMPRVMTIIHSPNDTPDKIDGAAIARALPVVGQAIRLMDK; this is encoded by the coding sequence ATGCGGAAACCGCTTTCAATATTGACGCTGTTTGTTGTTCTGCTCGCCGCTCAGTTGCAAACGAGTGTGGCGCAGAAGGGCGATGGCGCCCGGCTTGCGAATCAGGTTTCAGCCATTTCGGCCGGAGCCGACACTAAAGCTCGTGGGACGGCGATCAAGGCGAGACTGGATGCGCTTGGCATCAAGTACCGCACTGAGCCGTTCATGCACGCAGACCGGCAGGGCGAAAACATCGTTGCAGAAATTCCGCCGCAGGCTGGGGCTACGAAACAGTTGATGTTGGGAGCGCACTACGATCGGGTCAGCCAGGGCCAGGGCGCAATTGATAATGCTTCCGGTTCGCTGGCGGTGTTGGAATTGTTGGCGGCGCTGAAGAAAAAGCCGTTAAAGAACTATGCAGTGTTCGCCGCGTTCTTTGACCTGGAAGAGATTGGTCTGCGCGGATCGGAGAATTACATCAAGGCACGGGAAGGGAAGCCTTTGCCGGCGGTTTTCATCAACTTCGATGTCTTTGGCTATGGCGACACGCTTTGGGTGATGACTCCGGATGAAAAATCTGCATCGGCAACGGCGGTGAAAACAGCAGCGGCAAAGGCGAAATTTCCACTGCAAATCGGCGCGCAGTATCCGGCCAGCGATCATCGCAGTTTTATTCGAGCGAAGGTAGAAACGCTGTCGTTTAGTCTGATCGATGGAAAAGAGATTCCATCGATTATCAAGTTTTCTAATCGCGAAGTGCCGGACCAGATGCCCCGCGTGATGACGATCATACACAGCCCCAACGACACGCCGGACAAGATTGACGGTGCGGCCATCGCGCGTGCTTTACCGGTTGTCGGACAGGCGATTCGATTAATGGATAAGTGA